The Pocillopora verrucosa isolate sample1 chromosome 14, ASM3666991v2, whole genome shotgun sequence genome has a segment encoding these proteins:
- the LOC131774731 gene encoding DNA damage-regulated autophagy modulator protein 1, with translation MIKLDLSPGFGYLPVFWALFTSFTFLLCYTIAVSLNHIYPFVPAISDTGARIPEANLFSEFFNFSALLLAVSVFVRYLQFQMLTKGFESSDLRLSRLNKFGLGFGLVSAFGGTIIANFPSNEEDSMIYVHDTGAVLLFAGGAVYCWIQTCLTYKLSQIGINTQFLFTIRFILSCIITVFGSLFFLAEIFAYEEFRQQSEHVVANWQPSDPGYSVHVLSNISEWIAALCFGLFGMTFFEEFQKISFHVECTPKCEEPRQGSPLLDYTNISEEE, from the exons ATGATCAAACTTGATCTTTCGCCTGGGTTCGGCTACCTACCTGTATTCTGGGCGCTTTTCACATCATTTACCTTCCTGCTATGTTACACTATCGCCGTCTCGCTGAATCACATCTATCCATTCGTTCCCGCCATCAGCGATACAGGTGCACGGATTCCAGAAGCAAATCTGTTCTCGGAGTTCTTCAATTTCTCCGCGCTTCTTCTGGCTGTGAGCGTGTTTGTTCGTTACCTTCAATTCCAAATGCTGACCAAGGGCTTTGAATCGTCGGATCTTCGTCTCAGCCGGTTGAACAAGTTTGGTTTGGGCTTCGGACTTGTCAGCGCGTTTGGAGGAACGATTATCGCTAATTTTCCATCGAACGAG GAGGACTCGATGATTTACGTTCACGACACCGGTGCAGTTCTGTTGTTTGCTGGCGGAGCAGTCTACTGTTGGATTCAGACATGTCTTACTTATAAGCTTTCCCAGATAGGAATTAACACCCAATTCCTCTTCACGATCCGCTTCATCCTTTCCTGCATCATTACAGTGTTTGGTTCTCTCTTCTTCTTAGCGGAGATATTTGCCTACGAGGAGTTTCGTCAACAGTCCGAACACGTTGTGGCGAACTGGCAACCCTCGGATCCAGGCTACAGCGTGCACGTGCTCAGTAATATAAGCGAGTGGATTGCAGCACTCTGTTTTGGTCTTTTTGGAATGACATTTTTCGAGGAATTCCAAAAGATAAGCTTCCACGTTGAGTGCACGCCAAAGTGCGAAGAGCCCCGACAAGGCAGTCCTTTACTGGATTATACCAATATCAGCGAGGAGGAATGA